The Amycolatopsis sp. DG1A-15b genome contains the following window.
CCAGCTGCCGCCGGGACCGGCCACCGTGGCGTCCATTGTGGACGCCTGGCGCGAGCAGCTCGACCTGGTCTCCCGCGCGGGCGCGGTCCCGGTGGTGATGGCCAGCCGCGCGCTGGCCGCGGCGGCGGCGGGCCCGGACGACTACCACGCGGCGTACGGGAAGCTGCTGTCCGAGGCGAGCGGGCCGGTCCTGCTGCACTGGCTGGGCGAGCAGTTCGACCCGGCGCTGGCCGGCTACTGGGGCCACCACGACGTCCGCGCCGCCGCCCGCGAGCTGGCGGCGCTCTGCGCCGAGCACGCCGCCACGATCGCCGGGGTGAAGGTCTCGGTGCTCGACGCCGAGGTCGAGGTCGAATTCCGCCGGGCCCTCCCGGACGGCGTCGCCTGCTACACCGGCGACGACTTCAACTACCCCGAGCTGATCGCCGGGGACGCCGAAGGCCACAGCGAAGCGCTGCTCGGCATCTTCGACCCGCTCGCCCCGGTGGCCGCGGCCGCGCTGCGGCGGCTGGGCGACGGCGACCGGGCCGGGTTCCACGCCCTGCTCGACCCCACCGTGCCGCTGGCCAGGGAGATCTTCCGCGCGCCGACCCGGCACTACAAGACGGGTGTCGTGTTCCTGGCGCACCTCAACGGCCACCAGGACCACTTCCGGATGATCGCCGGCCAGGAATCCGCGCGCACGATCACCCACCTGGCGACGCTGCTGCGGCTCGCCGACGAGGCCGGCGTGCTGGCCGACCCCGACCTGGCCGAGGCCCGGATGCGGCCGCTGCTGCAGGCCGCGGGGGTGGCGTGATGGACCCCCGGCTGAGCCTCAACCAGATCACCACGAAGTCCTGGTCGCTGCCCGAGGCGGTGGCCGGCTGCGCCGAGGCGGGTGTCGGCTGGATCGGGCTGTGGCGCGACAAGGTCGCCGAGACCGGCGTCGACGAAGCCGCGCGGCTGCTCAAGGAGCACGGGGTGCGGGTTTCGTCGTTGTGCCGCGGTGGGTTCTTCACCGGCGTGACGCCGGAAGGGTCCCCTGTGGACGGTGTGGCGCAGACCCGGGAGGCGATCGACGAAGCCGCCGCGCTCGGCGCCGACGTGCTCGTGCTGGTGGTGGGCGGGATCGCGGGCAACGACCTCGCCGCGTCCCGGCAGCGGGTCGCCGACGCGGTCGGCGAGCTCGCGCCCTACGCCGGGGAGCGCGGGGTCCGGCTCGGGCTGGAGCCGCTGCACCCGATGCAGTGCGCGGAGCGGTCGGTGCTGTCCACTGTGGAGCAGGCGCTGGCGATCGCGGTGGAGCACCCGGCCGAGCAGGTCGGCGTGATCGTGGACGAGTTCCACGTCTGGTGGGACCCGCGGATCGAGGAGTCGATCGCCGCGGCCGCCGGCCGGATCGCCGGGTTCCACGTGTGCGACATCCTGGTGCCGCTCCCGGACCCGCTGCTGGGCCGAGCCCTGCCCGGCGACGGCCCGATCGACCACCGCCACCTGCGCGCGGCCGTCGAAGCCGCGGGCTACACCGGGCCGATCGAGGTCGAGGTGTTCAACGCGGACCTGTGGGCCCGGCCGGGCGCGGAGGTGCTCGCCGAGACGGTTGCGGCGTTCGAGCGACACGTGGCCTGAACTCCACCCGCCGGCGGATAGCCGAGTCCGACGTGCGCAACACCCCTGGCGCCGCCCCGACCCGGCACTGAACCGCCCCTCCCCAGCGACCACCGCCCCGGTCAACGCGGACCAATGGGCCCAACCGGGCGCAAAAGCGCTCACCGAAACCACTACGGCGTTCGAGCGACACGTGGCCTAATCCGATCCGCCTGGCGGTACCCTGGGTCCACCAGGCAGACGGGGTCGCTCATGAAGGCAGACGAAGACGGATCGGTCCGGAGCGTGCTCCGCGCGTTCGACGTGCTCGCGCTCTTCACCGAACACCGCCGGACCTGGGCGGTCAAGGACCTCACCACGGCCAGCGGCCTGGCGAAGACCACCGTGCTGCGGCTGGTCGCCACCTGCGAACAGCGCGGCCTGCTGTGGACACGGCCGGACGGGCGGATCACCGTCGGGCCCGGGATGCTGCGGTGGGCGCAGCTGGCGAACACCGCTTGGCAGCTGCCCGAGCCCGTCCGCCAGGTGCTGCGCGAGCTGGCCCGGGAATGCCGGGAGACGGTGAACCTCTACGTGCGCAGCACCTCCGTGCTCGTCTGCGTGGCCCAGCAGGAGGGGCCGCTGGCCATCCGGCACGTCGGCCGCGTCGGCGACGAACTGCCGCTCGGCTTCGGGGCCGCCGGGCGGGTCCTCGACGGGGCCGAGGGCGCCGCGGTCAGCCACGGTGAGCCGGAAGCCGGCGCGTCCAGCGTCGCCGCGCCGGTGCACGATGGCGACGGACGGCGGCTGGCAGCCCTCGCGATCACCGGGCCCAGCAGCCGGTTCGGGCCCGCCGAGGTCGCCGCGTTCACCGAAGCCCTCGCCGCCGCTTCCGTGCGGATATCGCAGATCGGCCTCGCGACGCTGGCGGAATAGGCCACAGCCGTCCGGAAACCGGGGTGGCGTTGGTTAGGCTTCCGGCATGCCGAACCTGCTGGTGGTGGAAGACGACGCGGCGATCGGCAGCGTGCTCGAATCGACCCTGCGACTGCACGGTCACCAGGTGTGCTGGCGCCGCGACGGGCGGACCGCCCTGCAAGCCGCCGAACCCGGCGACTTCGACCTCGTGCTGCTCGACCTCGGCCTGCCCGACCTGGACGGCGTCGAGGTCTGCCGCCGCCTGCGGGCCGCGCTGCCCGCCGCGGTGCTGGTCATCCTCACCGCACGGCAGGAGGAGATGGACGTCGTCGTCGGCCTCGACGCCGGAGCCGACGACTACCTCACCAAGCCGATCCGGCTGGGCGAACTGCTGGCCCGGGTGCGGGCGCACCTGCGGCGCGGCGCGCCGGCCGGGGCCCGGCCCCCGGTGACCATCGGCGGGCTGACCGTCGACATCGCCGGCCGCCGCGCCGTCCTGGGCGGGCGTGAAGTGGTGCTGCGCGCCAAGGAGTTCGACCTGCTGGCCCGGCTCGCCGAGCAGCCCGGCGTCGCGGTCAGCCGGGAGACGCTGATGTCCGAGGTCTGGGACGCGCACTGGTACGGCTCGACGAAGACGCTGGACGTGCACATCGCGGCGGTGCGCCGCAAGCTCTCGGCGGCCGCCGGGCCGGACGACGAGGTGCCGCGGATCGCGACCCTGCGCGGGCACGGCTACCGGCTGGAAGACCCGGCGCGCACCGCCGCCGAAGGGTAGCCGTGCGCCGCCGGATCATTTCGCTCACGGTGCTGGCCGCCCTGGTCTCGACCGTGCTGTTCGCGCTGCCGCTGGGCATCGCCGCGACGCGGTACTACCGCGACGACAGCACCACCGAGCTGGAACGGGCCGCGGACACGGTCGCGCTCGCCGTCTCGCACGCGCTGGACGCCGGGCTGGCGCCCGAGGTACCCCCGCCCGGCGACGAGGACGACGACGCCGACCTCGAGGTGGGGGTCTACAGCCGGGACGGGCGGCTGCTCGCCGGGCACGGCCCGGCCGCCGCCGGCCCGATCGAGCGGCAGGCGGCGAGCGCCACGGTGGACGTCGTCACCGGCAGCGAAGGGGACGATCTGGTGCTGGCCGTGCCGGTGCTCAGCGGGTCCCAGGTCACCGGGGTCGTCCGCGCCGCGATGCCGCAGTCCACGCTGACCGTGCGGATCGCGCTCACCTTGCACGGCATGGCCCTGCTGGCGGCGGCGGCGATCGGGGCGAGCTGGCTGCTGGCCCGGCGGTACACGAAGCGGCTCGTCCAGCCCCTGGAGGAGCTGGCCGCCGCGGCCGGGCGGCTCGGCGACGGCGACTTCAGCGTCCGCTCGCCACGCGCCGGCATCCCCGAGATCGACCAGGTCGGCGAGACCCTGGACGCGACCGCGGCCCGGATCGGCGAGACGCTGGAACGCGAGCGCGCGTTCTCCGCGGAGGCGTCGCACCAGCTGCGCACGCCGCTGACCGGGCTGCGCCTGCAGCTCGAAGCCGCGCTGGAGACACCGGCGGCGGACCCGTACGCCGCGATCCGCGCCGGCATCGCCTCCGCCGACCGGCTGGAACGCACCATCGAAGACCTCCTGGCGCTGAGCCGGGAGCGCCGGGGGCAGCGAGCCGAGCTGAACCTCGGCCGGCTCCTCGACGAGCTCCGGCAGGCCGGCGAAGCCCTGCTCGGGCCGCAGGGACGGAGTCTGCGGATCCTCCTCGAGGACCCACCGCCGACGCACGCGGCGGCCGCGGCGGTCCGGCAGGTCCTCGGCGTGCTCCTGGACAACGCGGCGACGCACGGGCGCGGCGCGGTCACGGTGCTGGCCCGCGACGCCGGTGACGCACTCGCCATCGACGTCGCCGACGAAGGGCCGGACCTCGGCGAGACGGACCCGTTCGCGACCACGCCCCGCGGCCACGGCATCGGCCTGCGCCTGGCCCGCGGCCTCGCCGAAGCCGAAGGCGGCCGCCTCCGGCTGAGCCGCCCCGACCCGCCCACGTTCACCCTCCTGCTGCCCGCCGCTCCGGCGTGACGAACCAGGCAGCACGCGGGCGGCCCGGTCACATCGGGAAGACCGCCCGGAAGGCGGCCGAGATCGGTTCGAGGCCGGCCACCAAGCGAGCGAGTTCGCCCGGGGTCAGGGCGTTGTAGGGGGCTTCCGCGAGCCGGTCGGTCAGTGCCTCGACCCGGTCCTTCGTGGCCCGGCCGGCCTCGGTGAGCCAGCCGTCGGCGCCGACGAGGCCGCGGGCGCGCATGCCGTCGACGACCGCGGCCAGCTGCGCGGCGGGGAGGTGCCAGACCCGGCCGAAGTCCTTTGCCGGCAGGTCGACGGAGAGGGCGTGGAGGACGTGAGCCTCCGTCCCGCCGATGCCCTCGGCCACCAGCGCGACGATGTGGCCGTCGCCGCGGTGCTCGCGCAGCAGGGTGGCCGCGTGCCACAGCCGGGCCACCGGCTCCTGCGGGACCGGGACCGCGCGCAAGGCGGCGTAGAGCGCGCGGCCCTCCACCGGTGCGCTGGTCGCCGCCTTCAGCAGGAGGTCGCCGGCGCGCGCGACACCGGGGTCGTCGGCGAGGGCACCGAGGATCCGCCGCATCCCCGCGACGCAACCCCGCTCCCGGGCGGCCAGCGCCGCCTCGGGCGTGGTCAGGTCCCAGACGCGCGGGATGTGCCGGGCCACCTCACCCGGGGCGAAGTTGTAGAAGATCGCGTGGACGACCTCGGCCGGCACCGACCGGCCGAGCGGCGCGGCCCGGCCGGCGAAGTAGGCGTCCCACACGTTGCGCAGGCCGAGGGCCAGCAGGGCCTCGTCCGACTCGTCGGCGAAGTAGGGCACCAGGCCGATCGGCTCGACCAGGTCGTACATGCGGCGGGCGACGGGCTCGGACATCTTCTCATCCCCTGCGGGTTCCGGCGGCGCCCTCGTGGCGGCCGCTCACCCCCTCCACGAACGGCTTCCCCGGGATCCGACACCTCGGGATCAGCCACCCGGAAGAAGAAACGAATCGCCGCGAGCTGCCCACGCTGTGCAATGAATCACCTGTGATTCATCTGTACGAGCAATGTTCTCCTGTTTTGCGCTCCGGAAACGACCGTTACCGTCGTCGGCATGACTCTGCGAGCCGCGACGGTGCGGCGGAAACCGGTCGCCGACCTGGTCGCCGAAGGTGATCATGGCACGTTGAAGCGGTCGCTCGGCCTCGGGCAGCTCACCATGCTCAGCATCGGGGCGACGCTGGGCAGCGGCATCTTCGTCGTGCTCGGCGAAGCCGTCCCGGTGGCCGGCCCGGCGGTGGTGCTCTCCTTCGTGCTCGCCGGCGTCACGGCGTTGTTCTCGGCGCTGTCCTACGCCGAGCTCGCCGGGATGATCCCGCTGTCCGGTTCGTCCTACTCCTACACCTACGCCACGCTCGGCGAGCTCGTCGCCTGGGTCTGCGGGTGGTGCCTGGTGCTCGAATACGGCGTCTCGGTCGCTTCGGTCGCCGTCGGCTGGGGGCAGTACCTCAACGAGCTGCTGCGGCTGGCCTTCGGCTTCGCCATCCCCGATGCGCTGAGCCAGCCTCCGGGCTCGGGCGGGGTCGTCAACGTGCCCGCCATCCTCGTCGTCGTCCTCGCGATGCTCCTGCTGCTGTCCGGCGCCAAGGAGAGCGCGCGGGCCAACGCGGTCATGGTCGTGGTCAAGATCGCCACGCTGGTGCTGTTCTGCGCGATCGCCTTCAGCGCGGTGCAGGCGAAGAACTTCACGCCGTTCCTGCCGCTCGGGCTGGCCGGGCTGAGCGCCGGCGGTGCCAAGCTGTTCTTCTCCTACATCGGCTTCGACGCGGCGTCGACGGCCGGCGAGGAGGCGAAGAACCCGCAACGCGACCTGCCGCGCGCGATCCTGCTCTCGCTCGGCATCGTCACCGTGCTGTACTGCCTGGTCGCGGTGGCCGCGGTCGGCGCCCTGCCGTGGCAGCAGTTCGACGGCCAGGAGGCCGCGCTTTCGCACGTGCTCGACGTCGTCTCGGACAACCCGTTCTGGGCCGGCCTGCTGGCCGTCGGCGCGATCGTGGCGATCTCCAGCGTCGTGCTGACCGTCCTCTACGGACAGACGCGGATCCTGTTCGCGATGTCCCGCGACGGCCTCGTCCCGGCCGCCCTGTCCAAAGTGGACGTGAAGACCGGCTCCCCGCGGATCAACACCCTGGTCGTCTCGGCCTTCGTCGCGATCCTGGCCGCCTTCATCCCGCTGGGGAAGCTGGCCGACGCCACCAGCATCGGGACGCTGTTCGCGTTCGGCCTGGTCAACGTCGCGGTCCTGCTGCTCCGCAAGCGCCAGCCCGACCGCCCGCGCTCGTTCCGCGTCCCGCTTTCGCCGGTGACGCCGGTCCTGGGCGTGCTCTGCTGCGGGTACATGATGCTCAGCCTCGACGGCGCCACCTGGCTGGTCTTCGGCGCCTGGATGGTCCTGGGCCTGCTGATCTACTTCGGCTACGGGATCCGGAAGTCGAGGCTGGCATGAGGGTCGCCATCCACCAGGGCCCGCTCGGCGAGCTGCCCCGGATCGACGCCGACCTCGTGGTCACCGCGGAGATGATCACGACGGGCTACCACATCGGCGCGCGCACGCACGAGCTCGCCGAACCCGCCGACGGGCCCACGGCGGCCCGGATGTCCGCGCTGGCGCGGCAACGGGGCACCGCACTGGCGTACGGCTACCCGGAAACCGACGGCGAGCACGTCTACAACAGCGTCCAGCTCGTCGACGCGACCGGCCGCCGGCTCGCGAACTACCGCAAGACGCACCTCTTCGGCGACCTCGACAAAGCGTGGTTCACCCCCGGCGACGAAGCCGTGGTGCAGGCCGAGCTCGACGGCGTCCGGGTCGGGCTGCTCATCTGCTACGACGTCGAATTCCCGGAGCTGGTCCGCGCGCACGCGCTCGCCGGCACCGAACTGCTGGTCGTGCCGACGGCGCTGATGAGCCCGTACGAGCTGGTCGCCGACACGCTCGTGCCCGCGCGGGCCTACGAAAGCCAGCTGTTCGTCGCCTACGCGAACCGCTGCGACACCGAGCGCGAGCTGACCTACTGCGGGCGGTCGTGCGTCGTGGCCCCGACCGGCGAGGTGCTGGCCCGCGCCGGATCCGGGCCCGGGGTGATCGCCGCCGACGTCACGCGGGAGGCACTGGCCGCGTCCCGCCTGGAGAACACCCACCTGGCCGACCGACGGCCCGAACTGTACCGGGGAACCACCGCATGACCTCCGCCGTCCCGACCGCGATCCACCACGACGAACCGGCCGGCCGCCCGATCACGATGTTCGGCCCGGACTTCCCGTTCGCCTACGACGACTACCTCGCCCACCCCGCCGGCCTCGGCTCGCTGCCCGCCGAGCGGCACGGCACCGAGGTGGCGGTGATCGGCGGCGGCCTCTCCGGCGTCGTCACTGCGTACGAGCTCATGAAGCTGGGCCTGCGGCCGGTGGTGTACGAAGTCGCCGAGCTCGGCGGCCGGCTGCGGACCGTGCGGTTCCCCGGCTGCCCGGACGACCTCGTCGCCGAGATGGGCGCGATGCGCTTCCCGCCCGCGTCGACCGCGCTGTTCCACTACATCGACAAGGTGGGGCTCGAAACCACGCCGTTCCCGAACCCGCTGGCGCCGGGGACGCCGAGCACGGTCGTCGATCTGAAGGGGCGGAGCCACTACGCGCGCACACCCGAGGAGCTGCCCGCCGTCTTCCGCGAAGTCGCCGCGGCGTGGGACCGGACCCTGGCCGAGCACGCCTGTTTCGCCGAGATGCAGACGGCGATCCGCGACCGCGACGCGAAGACGATCAAGCGGCTGTGGAACGACCTCGTCCCGCGGCTGGACAACCAGACGTTCTACGGGTTCCTCTGCGACTCCCCCGCCTTCGCCTCCTTCCGCCACCGCGAAATCTTCGGCCAGGTCGGCTTCGGCACCGGCGGCTGGGACACCGACTTCCCGAACTCCATCCTGGAGATCCTGCGCGTCGTCTACACCGGAGCCGACGACGAGCACCGCAGCATCGTCGGGGGCAGCAGGCAGCTCCCCCTGCGGTTGTGGGAGCACGCCCCGCAAGACTCCGCTTTCTGGCCGGCGGGCACCAGCCTGAGCACCCTGCACGGCGGCCGTCCGCGACCCGGCGTCGCGCGGCTGCACCGCACCGCACCCGGCAACATCACCGTGACGGACACCGAAGGGCACATCCGGACGTTCCCGGCCGCGGTGTTCACCGCGCAGAGCTGGATGCTGCTGTCCAACATCGAGTGCGACGAAGCACTGTTCCCGATCGACCACTGGACGGCGATCGAGCGCACGCACTACATGGCGTCATCGAAGGTGTTCGTGCCGGTCGACCGGCCGTTCTGGCTGGACCGCGACCCGGCGACCGGCCGCGACGCGATGAGCATGACGCTCACCGACCGGATGCCGCGCGGCACCTACCTGCTCGGTGACGACCCGGCCGCGCCCGCGGTGATCTGCCTGTCCTACACGTGGGCCGACGACTCGCTGAAGTGGCTGCCGCTCCCGGTGGGCGAGCGCGTCGAGGTGATGCTCCAGTCGCTGCGCGAGATCTACCCCGGCGTCGACGTCCGGCGGCACATCATCGGCGACCCGGTCACCGTGTCCTGGGAGGCCGAACCGCACTTCATGGGCGCGTTCAAGGCGAACCTGCCCGGCCACTACCGCTACCAGCAGCGGCTGTTCACGCACTTCGTGCAGGACGAGCTGCCGCCGCGGTACCGGGGCCTGTTCCTGGCGGGCGACGACATCTCGTGGACGGCGGGCTGGGCGGAGGGCGCGGTGCAGACGGCGCTCAACGCGGTGTGGGGCGTGCTGCACCACTTCGGCGGGGCAACCGATCCGGCGAACCCCGGGCCGGGTGACGGCTTCGCGGACATCGCGCCGATCACTCTCCCGGACTGACCGTGCCCCGATCGTGGGAGGACATCCGACATCGTGCTGACTACCCTGCCCGGCGCAACGGCCCGTGCGACGATGGGCGGATGAACACCGAGCCGGCGCCGAGATGGCGAAGACTGGAACCGGACGAACGGAAGGAACAGATCTACACCTGTGCGGCGCGGCTCTTCGGCGAGCGCCCGTATTCCGCAGTGTCCACTTCGGACATAGCCGCGGCGGCCGGCGTCGCGCGGGGGCTGATCAACCACTACTTCGGCACGAAACGCGAGCTGTACCTGGAAATCATCCGCCGCGCGCTGACCGTGCCGCGGCTGGCCGTCGAGATCCTCCCCGACGGGCCGCTCGATTTGCGCGCCGACGTCGCCATCGAGTGGTTCCTCGACATGGTCACCAGCCAGGAGCGGATGTGGCTGGCCGCGATCGCCCCCGAGGGCATCGGCCGCGACCTCGAGGTGGAGCGCATCCTCGAAGAAGCCGACCGCGAATCCGCCGACCGCGTGCTGGAGGCCGTCGGGCTGTCCCGGGAGAGCGACCACGGGCCGGAGCTCAACGCCCTGGTGCGCGCGTTCGGCGGGATGGTGAAGGCGGCGGGCCGGGAGTGGCTCGTGCGCCGCTCGCTGACGCGCGACCAGGTGCACCTGCTGCTGTCGAAGTCACTGGTGACCCTGGTCGGCGAGATCTTCCCGGCCATCCAGGCCGAGCCGCCGCGCACCGGCCCCCCGGCGCCGCGGCAGGGCGACCCCGGGTAGACCGAAGCCCCCGGCGCCACGAGGGGGAGGAGGGCGCCAGGGGCTCCGGGTCAGTGGGCGAACCACCGACGCAGGCCCACGGTACGCCGAGGCACTGTCAAGTTGCTGTCAACCCGAGATGTCCGGATTACGAAGTTCGTCCAGGCGGTGCGCGAGCCCGTCGAGGCACCGCCGAACGGCATAGTCGTAGAGCTGCGCGTAATAGCCCGAGGCGAGATCCGGGTCGCCCATCAGGTCGTGCATCGCCGCACCCAGCTCGGCCATCCCGGGCAGGTCGGCCCGCTCGCGGTAGGTCGCGTACTCCTCGGTGTTGTCGATCCGGAGCGCGAGCGCGCCGTCGCGGTCGTCCTCCATCGCGACGAACTGGCACGCGGTCATCAGCAGCAGGTTGTAGGCCAGCACGCTTTCGCGGCCGAACCCGGCGGCCAGCAGCACGCCGACGCCCGCGTCGATGGTGCGCGTGGCCGCCTTGACGGACGGGCCGAACAACGCCAGCCGCCGCGCGCACCCCGGATAGGTCCGCAGCACCGCGCGCAGGCCGGCCAGCAGCTCGGTGAACCACTCCTGCCACGGCAGCTGTTCCTCCGGCAGCTCCAGCAGCCCGACGACCCGGTCGACGACGGCGTTCACCACCGCGTCCCGGTCGCCGACATGGTGGTAGATCACCGCCGGGTAGGCCTCGACCGAGCGGGCGAGCTCCCGCAGGGTCCAGTTGTCCAGGCCGCGCTGGGCGGTGAGGGCCGTGGCCGCGCTGACGATGCAATCGGCTGTCAGCGCGGGCAGTCCCGCCGCGGCCCGCGACCGGGGGCGCTGTCCCGTGCCCGAGGATGAGGTCGGCATGGGGGGTAACGGTAACCGCACCGCCCGGGCCGGTGCCAGCTCCGCGCGGGTACGGCAGGATCGGGGTATGGCACGCGCACAGGCCAACGGTCTCGAGCTCGAGTACGACACTTTCGGCGATCCGGCGGCCCCGCCGCTGGTCCTGGTGATGGGCCTCGGCGCCCAGATGATCACCTGGGAGGACGGGTTCTGCGAATTGCTCGCCGGTCGCGGGTTTTTCGTCGTGCGTTACGACAACCGGGACGTCGGGCTCTCCACCTGGCTCGACCACCTGCCCCCGCCGGACCTCGCCGCGCTGGCGGCCGGCGATTCGCCGACGGCGCCGTACACGCTGTCGGACATGGCCGACGACGCCGTCGGGCTGTTCGACGCGCTCGGCATCGACCGGGCGCACGTGGTCGGGGCGTCGATGGGCGGGATGATCGTGCAGCAGCTGGCCATCGACCACCCGGACCGGCTGCGGTCGATCACGTCGATCATGTCGACCACCGGCGACCGGGAAGTCGGGCAGGCCGAGCCGTGGGCGCTGGCGATGCTGACCCGGCCGCCGGCGTCGACGCGTGAGCAGGCGCTGGCCGACAGCGTCGAGGGCTACCGGCGGCTCGGCTCCCCCGGCTACCCGGACGACGAGGCGTTCCTGCTGGCCAAGGCGGCCCTGCACTACGACCGCGCCCGCCACCCGGTGGGCACGCTGCGCCACGCGGCGGCGGTCGTGGCGTCCGGCGACCGCACGGCCGGGCTGCGTTCGGTGCGGCTCCCGGCATTGGTCGTCCACGGCGACGCCGACCCGCTGATCAACGTGAGCGGCGGCAAGGCGACGGCCGAGGCAATCCCGGGCGCGGAGCTGGTCGTGATCCCGGGCATGGGGCACAACGTGCCGCGCGCGGTCTGGCCCGAGCTCGCCGACGCCATCGAGGGCGTAGCCGCGCGAGGTAAATGAATCGTAAAGATCCCGGAGCTCGGTGTAGAGAATGTGTCCTGGCCCACGCTCGTCGTCGTCCCCGGGACTGGACTGGACGGATGACAGAGGGCTTCGGATTTCCGTTCGGGTGCGTGGCCGCCGTCGCCGCGGTGATCGTGGCGGACCTGGCCGGGGCGACGGGCCACCCCTGGTACGCGCTCGTCACCCTGGGAGCGGTCGTCCTGGCTGTTGCTCACCGAAGTCCCCCCTTGGCGGCAACGGCGGTGACGGTGGTCGCCTGGGCCCTCCACACGGGTTTCGTCCTCGGCCGCCTCGGCGAGCTCACCTTCGACGCGCCGGCCCGTCTCGCCGCGCTCGTCCTCGCCTCGGCCCTGGTCACCGGCCTCCTCGCCCGCGCCGCCGTGTCGACCTCCCCATCACGCGTGTCGTCCCTCCAGACACGCGTGTCGTCCGTCCAGGTACGCGAGTCGTCCGTCCGGGTACGCGAGTTCGCCGACCGGGTACTGCGAGCCCCGTGATGGAGGGTCGACTCGCGTGATCAGAGGGTCGACTCGCGTGCTTGAAGGGACGACACGCGTACCTGGGTGGACGACACGTCAGCGGTGGGGGCGGGTCGCGCGGCGGGCGGCCACGGCCGCGATGATGCGGGGCAGGCCTGCCGGGTTGAGCGGGTCGATGCCCGTCAGGTCGCGGACGCGGCGGAGGCGGTAGTCGACCGTGTTGGGGTGGATGTGGAGCTGGGCCGCCGTGCGGCGGCGGTTCGTGTCCAGGGCCAGGTACGCGTCCAGCGTTTCGACCAGCTCCGGGTGGGCTTCCAGGGGGTCGAGCGCCGCCGCGAGGCGGTCGCGGGCCGCTCCCGGGCGGGTCAGCTGGTACTCGACCAGGACGTCGTCGAGGCGGTACAGCCCCGGCGGCCGGCCGAACCACCGCAGCACGTCCAGCACCTCGCCGGTCTGCGCGGCCACCGCCCGGACCTCCGCCGGGGCCGCCGGTTCCGCCGCCGCCAGCACGGTCACCCCCGCCGCGCGCCCGGCCGCGGCCAGCACCGCGTGCCACTCCGGCATCGAGGTCAGCCGGCCCGCGACCGGGAGCAGGACGAGCCCGCCCGGACCGTCCAGGGACGCCAGCACGCCGTCACCGCACGCCTGCTCGAACGCCGCCAGGAACCGGCGGAGCTTGCGGCGGACGGCGATCTCGGCGTCCACCCCCGGCGACTCCTCGTCGGCGTGCGGCCCGAGTTCGACGCTCAGCACGACGTACCGCGCGGGCAGCGCGATCCCGGCGCTGCGGGCGACGACATCGACCGGGCCGCCGTCGACGAGCACCGACAGCAGCGTCCGGCGCGCGGTGTGCTCCTGCCCGACCTTCGTCCGCAGCTCCTCCAGGTACCCCCGCGTCACGGCGCCGGTGACCGTGCCGACGAACGCCAGCACCCGGTCCGCGACGTCGAGAAGATCG
Protein-coding sequences here:
- a CDS encoding helix-turn-helix domain-containing protein: MTEHKRGGDLTLGGQRVHERLTREEPELIARVLARIQAEVADYRRLPVEELAGDIAGITRQAVRAFARSLREDRELNAAELRQVGASAVRRAEEGFPLEAVLTAYHVGAREIFAVGSASSGSADVADLLDVADRVLAFVGTVTGAVTRGYLEELRTKVGQEHTARRTLLSVLVDGGPVDVVARSAGIALPARYVVLSVELGPHADEESPGVDAEIAVRRKLRRFLAAFEQACGDGVLASLDGPGGLVLLPVAGRLTSMPEWHAVLAAAGRAAGVTVLAAAEPAAPAEVRAVAAQTGEVLDVLRWFGRPPGLYRLDDVLVEYQLTRPGAARDRLAAALDPLEAHPELVETLDAYLALDTNRRRTAAQLHIHPNTVDYRLRRVRDLTGIDPLNPAGLPRIIAAVAARRATRPHR
- a CDS encoding TetR/AcrR family transcriptional regulator; the encoded protein is MNTEPAPRWRRLEPDERKEQIYTCAARLFGERPYSAVSTSDIAAAAGVARGLINHYFGTKRELYLEIIRRALTVPRLAVEILPDGPLDLRADVAIEWFLDMVTSQERMWLAAIAPEGIGRDLEVERILEEADRESADRVLEAVGLSRESDHGPELNALVRAFGGMVKAAGREWLVRRSLTRDQVHLLLSKSLVTLVGEIFPAIQAEPPRTGPPAPRQGDPG
- a CDS encoding TetR family transcriptional regulator, with the protein product MPTSSSGTGQRPRSRAAAGLPALTADCIVSAATALTAQRGLDNWTLRELARSVEAYPAVIYHHVGDRDAVVNAVVDRVVGLLELPEEQLPWQEWFTELLAGLRAVLRTYPGCARRLALFGPSVKAATRTIDAGVGVLLAAGFGRESVLAYNLLLMTACQFVAMEDDRDGALALRIDNTEEYATYRERADLPGMAELGAAMHDLMGDPDLASGYYAQLYDYAVRRCLDGLAHRLDELRNPDISG
- a CDS encoding NAD(P)/FAD-dependent oxidoreductase; translation: MTSAVPTAIHHDEPAGRPITMFGPDFPFAYDDYLAHPAGLGSLPAERHGTEVAVIGGGLSGVVTAYELMKLGLRPVVYEVAELGGRLRTVRFPGCPDDLVAEMGAMRFPPASTALFHYIDKVGLETTPFPNPLAPGTPSTVVDLKGRSHYARTPEELPAVFREVAAAWDRTLAEHACFAEMQTAIRDRDAKTIKRLWNDLVPRLDNQTFYGFLCDSPAFASFRHREIFGQVGFGTGGWDTDFPNSILEILRVVYTGADDEHRSIVGGSRQLPLRLWEHAPQDSAFWPAGTSLSTLHGGRPRPGVARLHRTAPGNITVTDTEGHIRTFPAAVFTAQSWMLLSNIECDEALFPIDHWTAIERTHYMASSKVFVPVDRPFWLDRDPATGRDAMSMTLTDRMPRGTYLLGDDPAAPAVICLSYTWADDSLKWLPLPVGERVEVMLQSLREIYPGVDVRRHIIGDPVTVSWEAEPHFMGAFKANLPGHYRYQQRLFTHFVQDELPPRYRGLFLAGDDISWTAGWAEGAVQTALNAVWGVLHHFGGATDPANPGPGDGFADIAPITLPD
- a CDS encoding alpha/beta hydrolase — its product is MARAQANGLELEYDTFGDPAAPPLVLVMGLGAQMITWEDGFCELLAGRGFFVVRYDNRDVGLSTWLDHLPPPDLAALAAGDSPTAPYTLSDMADDAVGLFDALGIDRAHVVGASMGGMIVQQLAIDHPDRLRSITSIMSTTGDREVGQAEPWALAMLTRPPASTREQALADSVEGYRRLGSPGYPDDEAFLLAKAALHYDRARHPVGTLRHAAAVVASGDRTAGLRSVRLPALVVHGDADPLINVSGGKATAEAIPGAELVVIPGMGHNVPRAVWPELADAIEGVAARGK
- a CDS encoding carbon-nitrogen hydrolase family protein; translated protein: MRVAIHQGPLGELPRIDADLVVTAEMITTGYHIGARTHELAEPADGPTAARMSALARQRGTALAYGYPETDGEHVYNSVQLVDATGRRLANYRKTHLFGDLDKAWFTPGDEAVVQAELDGVRVGLLICYDVEFPELVRAHALAGTELLVVPTALMSPYELVADTLVPARAYESQLFVAYANRCDTERELTYCGRSCVVAPTGEVLARAGSGPGVIAADVTREALAASRLENTHLADRRPELYRGTTA